One genomic region from Pseudanabaena sp. FACHB-2040 encodes:
- a CDS encoding hydantoinase B/oxoprolinase family protein, translating into MSSSLPSESPSDRRWQFWIDRGGTFTDIVAQRPDGQLVVHKLLSENPDRYQDAPIQGIRELMGVPGDAPIPAEQIAAVKMGTTVATNALLERQGDRTLLVITQGFKDALRIGYQNRPNIFARQIELPEMLYERVIEVAERISAQGEVLQGLSQEEETRLITSLQEALAAGIQSCAVVLMHGYRYPVHEQRVAALARQVGFTQVSVSHQVSPLIKLISRGDTTVVDAYLSPILRRYVDRVAGELGGVGVDEWISEWVDGEGKGEGRTQSGGAGEWGSGEEQLPETLNPKPKTLNPKPKPLNPLPSAPLPRLMFMQSNGGLTDAALFQGKDSILSGPAGGVVGAVQTSRMAGYSKIIGFDMGGTSTDVSHYSGEYERAFETEVAGVRLRAPMMAIHTVAAGGGSILSFDGSRYRVGPASAGAYPGPACYRQGGPLAVTDCNVMVGKLQPAFFPHVFGPEGNLPLEGEGVRSQFTALAERIQSETGDRRTPEQVAAGFLAIAVEKMANAIKKISVQRGHDVSEYALCCFGGAGGQHACMIADALGIREIFLHPYAGVLSAYGMGLADIRSVHERSAEAALSEANRADLEALLADLANRGKADLAKQGITVPETAAPLESTAQLQVLPQVHLRYEGTDSTLLVDFGTVAEMRSHFERLHHQRYGFTLPDKPLIVATVSVEVIGKTELPEEPPLQAQRSASLKPKTTVPVYTANQWWDTPVFDRQDLIPGDTITGPAILIEPTGTNVVEPGWSASLTERGYLILRREERGEKREEWEGSRQQADSGSSHPSTPSPLHPSTPPDPVMLEIFNNLFRAIAEEMGVTLQNTSYSVNIKERLDFSCAIFDQHGQLVANAPHIPVHLGSMGESIQSLIQAKGDQLKPGDVYMLNNPYNGGTHLPDITVITPVFLPTDSTSPATHPSIHPSTSPTPPLFYVASRGHHADIGGITPGSMPPASTTIEEEGVLIDNFLLVDGGEFRERALLDLLTGAPYPVRNSTQNVADLQAQIAANEKGAQELRRMVEHYGLETVQAYMQHVQDNAEECVRRVIAVLKDGAFTYALDDGSEIRVAIAINPEERKARIDFTGTSEQRPSNFNAPSAVCKAAVLYVFRTLVDDDIPLNAGCLKPLDIVIPEGSLLKPRYPAAVVAGNVEVSQAVTDALYGALGVMAGSQGTMNNFTFGNQRHQYYETICGGSGAGPGFDGTDSVHTHMTNSRLTDPEVLEWRFPVLLREFSIRRGSGGSGQYRGGNGIVRRLEFREAMTAAILSSHRRVPPFGLSGGEPGQVGENAVERAEGTIEILGSQATVAVEVGDVVAIATPGGGGYGPCQPD; encoded by the coding sequence ATGTCCTCTTCATTGCCCTCGGAATCGCCCTCAGATCGTCGCTGGCAGTTCTGGATCGACCGAGGCGGCACCTTCACCGACATCGTGGCGCAGCGGCCAGATGGTCAGCTAGTCGTACACAAGCTGCTCTCTGAAAACCCCGATCGCTATCAGGATGCGCCGATCCAAGGGATTCGAGAGCTGATGGGGGTGCCGGGGGATGCGCCAATTCCGGCGGAGCAGATTGCGGCGGTGAAGATGGGCACGACCGTCGCGACTAATGCGCTGCTGGAGCGCCAAGGCGATCGCACTTTGCTCGTCATCACCCAAGGCTTTAAAGACGCGCTGCGGATCGGCTATCAGAATCGGCCCAACATCTTCGCCCGCCAGATTGAGCTACCGGAAATGCTCTATGAACGAGTGATCGAGGTGGCGGAACGAATTAGCGCCCAGGGAGAGGTGCTGCAGGGGCTTTCGCAGGAGGAGGAGACGCGATTAATCACATCGCTACAAGAGGCGCTGGCAGCGGGGATTCAATCCTGTGCTGTCGTGCTGATGCACGGCTACCGCTACCCGGTTCATGAGCAGCGGGTAGCAGCTCTGGCGCGTCAGGTTGGCTTTACCCAGGTGTCGGTTTCGCATCAGGTCAGCCCCTTGATAAAGCTGATCAGCCGAGGCGATACAACCGTAGTAGATGCGTATCTGTCACCGATTTTGCGGCGGTATGTAGATCGGGTGGCGGGGGAGTTAGGGGGAGTGGGAGTGGATGAGTGGATAAGTGAATGGGTGGATGGGGAAGGTAAGGGAGAGGGGAGGACGCAGAGCGGTGGAGCAGGGGAGTGGGGGAGCGGAGAAGAACAATTGCCCGAAACCTTAAACCCTAAACCTAAAACCCTAAACCCTAAACCTAAACCCCTAAACCCTTTACCCTCTGCCCCCCTCCCCCGTCTCATGTTCATGCAATCCAACGGCGGCCTCACCGATGCGGCGCTCTTTCAGGGTAAGGACAGCATCCTGTCAGGCCCAGCCGGGGGTGTTGTCGGAGCAGTGCAGACTAGCCGCATGGCGGGGTATAGCAAAATCATTGGCTTTGACATGGGCGGCACCTCAACGGATGTGTCTCACTACAGCGGCGAGTATGAGCGAGCTTTTGAGACGGAGGTGGCGGGGGTGCGGCTGCGGGCACCGATGATGGCGATTCACACGGTGGCGGCGGGGGGCGGCTCGATTCTGAGCTTTGATGGGTCGCGCTATCGGGTGGGGCCTGCTTCGGCGGGGGCGTATCCGGGGCCTGCGTGTTATCGGCAGGGAGGGCCGTTGGCGGTGACTGACTGCAATGTGATGGTGGGCAAGTTGCAGCCTGCATTTTTTCCGCATGTGTTTGGGCCGGAGGGGAATTTGCCGCTGGAGGGGGAGGGGGTGCGATCGCAATTCACTGCCCTAGCTGAGCGTATTCAGAGTGAGACGGGCGATAGGCGAACGCCGGAGCAGGTGGCGGCAGGGTTTCTTGCGATCGCAGTTGAAAAAATGGCCAACGCCATCAAAAAGATCTCTGTTCAGCGAGGCCACGATGTATCGGAATATGCCCTCTGCTGCTTTGGCGGCGCGGGCGGCCAGCACGCCTGCATGATTGCCGATGCTCTGGGCATTCGAGAAATTTTTCTGCATCCTTACGCAGGCGTGCTCTCGGCCTACGGCATGGGGCTGGCCGATATTCGGTCGGTGCATGAGCGCTCAGCTGAAGCTGCTTTGTCGGAGGCCAATCGAGCTGATCTAGAAGCCCTCTTAGCTGACCTGGCAAACCGGGGCAAAGCTGATTTGGCGAAGCAAGGTATCACCGTCCCTGAAACAGCCGCTCCCCTAGAATCTACTGCCCAGCTTCAAGTGTTGCCCCAGGTTCATTTGCGCTACGAGGGCACCGATTCGACGCTGCTGGTGGATTTTGGAACAGTGGCGGAGATGCGATCGCACTTCGAGCGCCTGCACCACCAACGCTACGGCTTCACCCTGCCCGACAAGCCCCTGATCGTCGCCACCGTCTCGGTGGAAGTCATCGGCAAAACCGAACTGCCCGAAGAACCCCCGCTTCAGGCTCAAAGAAGTGCTTCCCTAAAACCCAAAACTACCGTCCCCGTCTACACCGCAAATCAGTGGTGGGACACCCCCGTTTTTGATCGACAAGACCTTATCCCTGGCGACACCATTACTGGCCCTGCCATCCTAATTGAGCCAACAGGCACCAACGTTGTCGAACCTGGCTGGTCAGCAAGTTTGACAGAGAGGGGGTATTTGATTTTGAGAAGGGAGGAGAGGGGAGAGAAGAGAGAGGAGTGGGAAGGCAGCAGGCAGCAGGCGGACAGCGGAAGCTCTCACCCCTCCACCCCTTCACCCCTCCACCCCTCCACTCCCCCCGATCCCGTCATGCTCGAAATCTTCAACAACCTCTTTCGGGCCATTGCTGAAGAAATGGGCGTGACGTTGCAAAACACTAGCTACTCAGTCAACATCAAAGAGCGTCTAGACTTTTCCTGCGCCATTTTCGACCAGCATGGGCAACTGGTAGCTAATGCGCCTCATATCCCAGTTCACCTGGGATCAATGGGAGAAAGCATCCAGAGCCTAATTCAGGCCAAGGGCGATCAGCTCAAGCCGGGGGATGTCTACATGCTCAACAACCCCTACAACGGCGGTACCCACCTCCCTGACATCACCGTCATCACCCCCGTTTTCCTTCCCACCGATTCCACTTCCCCAGCCACCCATCCGTCTATCCACCCATCTACTTCCCCCACCCCTCCCCTCTTCTACGTCGCCTCACGCGGTCACCACGCTGACATCGGTGGCATCACCCCAGGCTCCATGCCCCCTGCCAGCACCACGATTGAAGAGGAGGGGGTGCTGATCGATAACTTTCTGCTGGTCGATGGCGGGGAGTTTCGAGAGCGGGCGCTGCTGGATCTGCTGACGGGTGCGCCTTACCCAGTGCGGAACTCGACTCAGAATGTGGCGGATTTGCAGGCGCAGATTGCAGCCAATGAGAAGGGGGCGCAGGAGCTGCGGCGCATGGTGGAGCACTATGGCTTGGAGACAGTGCAGGCGTATATGCAGCACGTTCAGGACAATGCTGAGGAGTGCGTGCGGCGGGTGATTGCGGTGCTTAAGGATGGGGCGTTTACCTATGCCTTGGATGATGGCAGCGAGATCCGGGTAGCGATCGCAATTAACCCCGAGGAGCGCAAAGCCCGCATTGATTTCACGGGCACCTCGGAGCAGCGACCTAGTAATTTCAATGCGCCGTCTGCCGTGTGTAAGGCGGCGGTGCTCTATGTGTTTCGGACGCTGGTGGATGATGACATTCCGCTTAATGCGGGCTGTTTGAAGCCATTAGATATCGTGATTCCAGAGGGTTCTCTACTAAAACCACGCTATCCGGCGGCAGTGGTGGCGGGCAATGTGGAGGTGTCGCAGGCGGTGACGGATGCGCTGTATGGGGCGCTGGGGGTGATGGCAGGTTCTCAGGGCACGATGAACAACTTCACCTTTGGCAATCAGCGGCACCAGTATTACGAGACGATTTGCGGCGGTTCGGGGGCTGGCCCTGGCTTTGATGGGACGGATTCCGTACATACTCACATGACCAATTCCCGGTTGACTGATCCGGAGGTGCTGGAGTGGCGCTTTCCGGTGCTATTGCGGGAGTTTTCGATTCGGCGGGGCAGCGGCGGCAGCGGCCAATACCGAGGGGGCAACGGCATTGTGCGGCGACTGGAGTTTCGAGAAGCGATGACGGCAGCGATTCTCTCTAGCCATCGGCGGGTGCCACCCTTTGGTCTGTCGGGGGGAGAGCCGGGTCAGGTGGGGGAGAATGCGGTGGAGCGGGCGGAGGGCACTATCGAGATCCTGGGCAGCCAGGCGACGGTGGCTGTGGAGGTGGGGGATGTGGTTGCGATCGCAACCCCCGGCGGCGGCGGCTACGGCCCCTGTCAGCCGGACTAA
- a CDS encoding Uma2 family endonuclease codes for MTAAFSPQTEAEIDYPSSDGEPVAESFVHLYALLVTMEVLLQYLEGQRATVLGNQFLYYAQGFPRLRVAPDVMVIFNVEPGGRDNYKTWEEGEVPAVVFEMTSKGTREQDQVFKKTLYEQMGVQEYWLFDPKGEWIEGQLKGYRLRGEIYEPITDGRSEPLKLRLQVEGQLIGFYREDTGERLLIPAELAASLKQETLARQQAEQQAEQAKQRAEQAEAQLEQLKERLRQAGIDPDQ; via the coding sequence GTGACTGCTGCGTTTTCACCCCAGACAGAGGCCGAGATTGACTATCCCAGCTCCGATGGTGAACCTGTGGCCGAAAGCTTCGTGCATCTCTATGCCCTGCTGGTCACGATGGAAGTGCTGCTGCAATACCTGGAAGGGCAGCGAGCAACGGTATTGGGAAACCAGTTTCTCTATTACGCTCAGGGCTTTCCCCGACTGCGGGTAGCTCCTGATGTCATGGTGATTTTCAATGTGGAGCCGGGGGGACGCGACAACTACAAGACTTGGGAAGAGGGTGAGGTGCCAGCCGTCGTTTTTGAAATGACCTCAAAAGGCACCCGCGAGCAAGACCAGGTGTTTAAGAAAACCCTGTACGAGCAGATGGGCGTTCAGGAATACTGGCTGTTTGACCCCAAAGGCGAGTGGATCGAAGGCCAGCTCAAAGGATATCGGCTGCGAGGAGAAATCTACGAACCAATTACTGATGGACGAAGCGAACCGCTCAAGCTCCGGCTCCAGGTAGAAGGCCAGCTCATCGGCTTTTACCGGGAGGATACAGGAGAGAGGCTGTTGATTCCAGCAGAGTTGGCCGCTTCGCTTAAGCAGGAAACCTTAGCCCGCCAGCAGGCCGAACAACAGGCCGAGCAAGCAAAACAGCGAGCCGAGCAGGCAGAGGCACAGCTAGAGCAACTTAAGGAGCGTCTACGGCAGGCAGGCATCGATCCTGACCAGTGA
- a CDS encoding glutamine synthetase family protein, which produces MNDDILRSLQADQIRFLRVVWCDNANVIRGKAIHRDAFGGAQEGVGLSAAQQAIPVMADAVAPGSGLGPVGEVWLVPDWATLQRLPYAPGHARVMGDMVRAGEPWPWCGRQFLKRMIGQAAGLGLEIKAAFEPEFYLLRHENGQILPADTTVFAASLAMDLQHGVINAIADALSAQGVLIEQYYPESGPGQQEISVCYTDALAAADQHIIYRETVRAVARQHGLVASFVPKVFEAAAGSGCHLHLSLWRDGGNITGNGSGALSSTTQAFTAGLLTHLPALMALTAPSTNSYRRLQPHFWSGAFRAWGYDNREAAIRVPSNPAPPSPTHIELKTVDGAANPYLALGGAIAAGLDGLQQNLPLPEPIDCDPGTLSEAERSARQIDRLPTDLKTAIHALRQNLPLTQALGEPLAQTYLAVRQAEWDAMKDLDLEGEVRMLLERY; this is translated from the coding sequence ATGAATGACGATATTCTCCGGTCTCTTCAGGCGGATCAGATTCGGTTTTTGCGGGTGGTGTGGTGTGACAATGCCAACGTGATTCGCGGTAAGGCGATTCATCGGGATGCGTTTGGGGGGGCACAGGAAGGGGTGGGGCTGTCGGCGGCGCAGCAGGCGATTCCGGTAATGGCGGATGCGGTAGCTCCGGGGAGTGGGCTAGGGCCGGTGGGAGAGGTGTGGCTGGTGCCAGATTGGGCTACGCTGCAGCGACTGCCCTATGCGCCGGGCCATGCGCGGGTGATGGGGGACATGGTGCGGGCGGGAGAGCCTTGGCCTTGGTGCGGCAGGCAGTTTCTCAAGCGGATGATTGGGCAGGCGGCAGGGCTGGGGCTGGAGATTAAAGCGGCTTTTGAGCCGGAGTTTTATCTGCTGCGGCATGAGAATGGGCAGATCTTGCCAGCGGATACTACAGTGTTTGCGGCTAGCCTGGCGATGGATTTGCAGCATGGGGTGATTAATGCGATCGCAGATGCCCTGAGCGCCCAAGGTGTTTTGATCGAGCAGTATTACCCAGAGTCGGGGCCGGGACAGCAGGAAATCTCGGTGTGCTACACGGATGCGCTAGCCGCAGCCGACCAGCACATTATTTACCGGGAAACGGTGCGGGCCGTGGCTCGTCAGCATGGTCTGGTGGCTTCCTTTGTGCCAAAGGTGTTTGAAGCGGCAGCGGGCAGTGGCTGTCACCTTCACCTCAGTCTTTGGCGCGATGGTGGGAACATTACCGGGAACGGCAGCGGTGCGCTCTCCTCTACAACTCAAGCGTTCACGGCGGGGCTGCTAACCCATCTCCCCGCGCTGATGGCCCTGACGGCTCCTAGCACCAATTCCTACCGCCGCCTACAGCCCCATTTTTGGAGCGGGGCCTTTCGGGCCTGGGGCTATGACAATCGGGAAGCGGCGATTCGAGTGCCTAGCAATCCTGCGCCGCCTAGCCCGACTCATATTGAGCTGAAGACGGTGGATGGGGCGGCGAATCCTTATTTGGCGTTGGGAGGTGCGATCGCAGCCGGACTAGACGGCCTCCAGCAAAATCTGCCGCTGCCTGAACCTATTGATTGCGACCCTGGCACTCTGAGCGAAGCCGAACGCAGCGCCCGCCAGATCGACCGGCTGCCGACTGACCTCAAAACCGCAATTCATGCTCTGCGGCAGAACCTGCCCCTCACCCAAGCGTTAGGAGAGCCGTTGGCCCAGACCTATTTGGCTGTGCGTCAGGCGGAGTGGGACGCGATGAAAGATTTGGACCTGGAAGGAGAAGTCCGGATGCTGCTAGAACGGTATTAA
- the cofG gene encoding 7,8-didemethyl-8-hydroxy-5-deazariboflavin synthase subunit CofG, protein MPHLITYSPAYTLVPTYECFNRCTYCNFRVDPGQDSWLSLTEAQQRLQQLQGQGVIEILILSGEVHPQSLRRQDWFEHIYSLCELALDLGFLPHTNVGPLSFDEMARLKQVNVSMGLMLEQITPRLLETVHRHAPSKVPDLRLQQLAWAGELQIPFTTGLLLGIGETPEDWRETLGAIAALHLTHGHIQEVILQPHSPGTSQAKAEKPFPPAQLIEVVQMSRELLPADITLQIPPNLVNDACLLACLEAGAHDLGGIGPTDEVNPDYPHPTAASLAARLQPGDWHLQPRLPVYPQYDTWLPSLLRQPVQQWRDRLGQPPANWTKAPAIAAQKQLS, encoded by the coding sequence ATGCCCCACCTCATCACCTACAGCCCCGCCTACACCCTCGTCCCCACCTACGAGTGCTTTAACCGTTGCACCTACTGCAACTTCCGGGTCGATCCAGGGCAAGATTCGTGGCTGAGTCTGACAGAAGCCCAACAGCGGCTCCAGCAGCTTCAGGGTCAGGGCGTCATCGAGATTCTTATACTAAGCGGCGAAGTTCATCCCCAAAGTCTACGACGACAGGACTGGTTTGAGCATATCTACAGCCTGTGTGAGCTGGCGCTAGACCTCGGATTTTTGCCTCACACCAACGTCGGGCCGCTCAGCTTCGACGAAATGGCTCGTCTTAAGCAGGTGAACGTATCGATGGGGCTGATGCTAGAGCAAATCACGCCTCGGCTACTAGAGACAGTTCATCGCCACGCGCCTAGTAAGGTGCCCGATCTGCGGCTTCAACAGTTGGCCTGGGCTGGAGAACTCCAGATTCCCTTCACCACCGGGCTGTTGTTAGGAATTGGGGAGACGCCGGAAGATTGGCGGGAGACATTGGGTGCGATCGCAGCCCTCCACCTCACCCACGGCCACATTCAGGAGGTCATTCTGCAACCCCACAGCCCTGGCACCTCCCAGGCCAAAGCCGAAAAGCCCTTTCCCCCAGCGCAGCTAATCGAAGTCGTGCAGATGAGCCGAGAACTGCTGCCTGCCGACATCACCCTGCAAATTCCGCCTAATCTGGTCAATGATGCCTGTCTGCTGGCTTGCCTAGAAGCAGGAGCCCACGATCTGGGCGGCATTGGCCCCACCGATGAAGTCAATCCTGACTATCCTCACCCCACGGCAGCGAGCCTGGCAGCCCGTCTACAGCCTGGCGACTGGCACCTGCAGCCGCGCCTGCCAGTCTATCCCCAATACGATACCTGGTTGCCCTCGCTGCTGCGCCAGCCAGTGCAGCAGTGGCGAGATCGCCTGGGCCAGCCCCCCGCTAACTGGACTAAGGCACCTGCGATCGCAGCTCAGAAGCAGTTAAGCTAG
- a CDS encoding biopolymer transporter ExbD, with the protein MRFQDRTRSSGIPEVNLVPMMDVLMTVLTFFIIIAMTLTGTQLANVRLPQSVTGADQEPAAQTVDPLIVGLDSNGDLVMDNQPISSAQLDQRIRTYFGQNPEGKIILKADRDLSYETVADLLTELRAIGGNRVSLAVE; encoded by the coding sequence ATGCGCTTCCAAGACCGCACTCGCAGTTCCGGTATTCCCGAAGTCAACCTCGTCCCGATGATGGACGTGCTGATGACAGTACTGACCTTTTTCATCATCATCGCCATGACCCTAACCGGAACTCAGCTAGCCAACGTGCGGCTGCCGCAGTCGGTCACAGGGGCTGATCAAGAACCCGCCGCTCAGACCGTAGACCCTTTAATTGTGGGCCTAGACAGCAACGGCGACTTGGTTATGGATAACCAGCCCATCTCGTCGGCTCAGCTAGATCAGCGCATTCGCACCTACTTCGGCCAAAATCCCGAAGGCAAAATTATTCTCAAAGCAGATCGCGATCTGTCCTACGAAACCGTGGCCGATCTCCTGACAGAGCTGCGTGCCATTGGCGGCAATCGAGTTTCGCTAGCAGTTGAATAG
- a CDS encoding PstS family phosphate ABC transporter substrate-binding protein, which produces MVVSEVKLNRVAVAGAIAALAALGVSAPQALSQSALIEIDGSSTVFPISEAMAEDFMAANQGSQVVVGVSGTGGGFRRFCEGETDISNASRPIKDSEKEACAAAGIEFIEIPVAYDALTVVVNPDNTWAQEMTVEQLKMLWEPDAEGTITRWNQIDPSWPNQPINLFGPGTDSGTFDYFTEEIVGEAGASRADYTASEDDNILVVGVERDRNALGYFGMSYYLENQERLNAVAIDGVYPTPANVESGSYTPLSRPLYIYVSRASLEKPEVRSFVQYYLNNAEDIVPEIGYVPLPSAQYSEGLAAL; this is translated from the coding sequence ATGGTTGTGAGCGAAGTTAAGCTCAATCGTGTTGCTGTTGCAGGTGCGATCGCAGCATTGGCAGCCCTAGGAGTGTCTGCTCCCCAGGCCCTGTCCCAGAGTGCACTGATTGAAATCGACGGCTCGAGCACAGTTTTCCCCATCTCCGAAGCGATGGCGGAAGATTTTATGGCGGCTAACCAGGGCAGCCAAGTTGTTGTCGGTGTCTCAGGTACCGGCGGCGGCTTCAGGAGATTCTGTGAAGGTGAGACCGATATTTCCAACGCATCTCGCCCCATCAAAGATTCAGAGAAAGAAGCCTGTGCGGCAGCAGGCATCGAATTTATCGAAATTCCCGTCGCTTACGACGCCCTCACTGTTGTGGTCAACCCTGACAACACTTGGGCCCAAGAAATGACGGTCGAACAACTCAAGATGCTGTGGGAGCCCGACGCCGAGGGCACTATCACCCGCTGGAACCAAATCGATCCTAGCTGGCCCAACCAGCCCATCAACCTGTTTGGCCCTGGTACAGACTCCGGCACTTTCGACTATTTCACAGAAGAAATTGTGGGCGAAGCTGGGGCTAGCCGCGCTGACTACACCGCCAGCGAAGACGACAACATCCTAGTCGTCGGCGTCGAGCGCGATCGCAACGCCCTCGGTTACTTTGGCATGTCCTACTACCTGGAAAACCAAGAAAGGCTAAATGCCGTTGCCATTGACGGAGTTTATCCCACCCCCGCTAACGTTGAGAGCGGCAGCTACACACCTCTATCCCGGCCACTCTATATCTACGTCAGCAGAGCCAGCCTCGAGAAACCTGAGGTGCGCTCTTTTGTGCAGTACTACCTAAACAACGCCGAGGACATCGTTCCCGAAATTGGTTACGTACCGCTGCCCTCTGCTCAGTACAGCGAAGGACTCGCTGCCCTGTAG